In bacterium, the following proteins share a genomic window:
- the thpR gene encoding RNA 2',3'-cyclic phosphodiesterase, giving the protein MEGLIRAFVAVPCGEPLRAALSRRLDASAAVATPRWTNPGTWHLTLQFLGDWPADRLDGLHARLSAIPPPPELVLTPQGWGGFPHLRRPRVLFLQFSGAEPLAELARLVRQASAEAWPEGPQDTRPPHPHLTLARVREPLESGTLNLIQDIRLDDLPALPVDRFCLLSSVRHPAGARHAERASFALRKKGE; this is encoded by the coding sequence GTGGAAGGCCTGATCCGTGCCTTCGTGGCCGTCCCCTGTGGGGAACCCCTGCGGGCGGCCCTGTCGCGCCGCCTTGACGCTTCGGCCGCCGTCGCCACCCCGCGTTGGACCAACCCAGGCACCTGGCACCTCACCCTTCAGTTCCTCGGCGATTGGCCCGCCGATCGCCTGGACGGGTTGCATGCGCGCCTTTCAGCGATACCCCCGCCACCGGAGCTGGTCCTGACGCCGCAGGGCTGGGGCGGCTTTCCGCACCTGCGTCGGCCCCGGGTCCTTTTCCTGCAGTTCTCGGGCGCCGAGCCGCTGGCCGAACTGGCCCGCCTGGTCCGGCAGGCCAGCGCCGAGGCGTGGCCCGAGGGTCCCCAGGACACGCGTCCGCCGCACCCGCACCTGACCTTGGCGCGGGTTCGCGAACCGCTGGAATCGGGAACGCTCAACTTGATCCAGGACATACGGTTGGATGACTTGCCGGCCTTGCCGGTGGACCGCTTCTGCCTCCTGTCCAGCGTACGGCATCCGGCCGGAGCGCGGCACGCCGAACGGGCGTCTTTTGCACTGCGAAAAAAAGGCGAATAA
- a CDS encoding septation protein SpoVG family protein, which produces MDISEIRITLRDDNKLKGFASITLENAFVIRGLKIIEGASGLFIAMPSRKRKDGTFQDIAHPINMATREWMENQVIAAYRREMQRVESGELPPPTARGHYDDDDDDHGSAMAGRY; this is translated from the coding sequence TTGGATATTTCCGAAATCAGGATCACCCTGCGTGACGACAACAAGCTGAAGGGATTCGCCAGCATCACCCTTGAGAACGCTTTCGTCATCCGCGGCCTGAAGATCATCGAGGGCGCTTCGGGGCTGTTCATTGCGATGCCCAGCCGCAAGCGCAAGGACGGCACGTTCCAGGACATCGCGCATCCGATCAACATGGCCACGCGCGAGTGGATGGAGAACCAGGTCATCGCGGCGTACCGGCGCGAGATGCAGCGGGTCGAAAGCGGCGAATTGCCGCCTCCCACGGCGCGCGGGCACTACGACGACGATGACGACGACCACGGCTCGGCGATGGCCGGGAGGTATTGA
- a CDS encoding RecX family transcriptional regulator yields MPKRPLHPGRRQDQRQEAQPSSPSQPDLPSGSVRLLAVRREGETAWLEVEGGITYELAASSLPPDLPLPGGDLDAGQHRDVALAAERKRAARRLFALLDRRLRPVAALRERLLDEGFVPEAVAAVIEAMHERGVHSDRQYADAWCRDCLLSKAVGRRYLESKLREAGLSPDVARQAATDALDTGTEEELAVQAATTCWRRCAGDGPRDVARVVRFLMGRGFGPATASRAARRTRPTPSS; encoded by the coding sequence TTGCCCAAACGGCCCCTGCACCCGGGCCGCCGGCAGGACCAGCGCCAGGAAGCGCAGCCATCGTCGCCGTCGCAGCCGGACCTTCCTTCGGGAAGTGTCCGGCTGCTGGCTGTCCGGCGCGAGGGTGAGACGGCCTGGCTCGAAGTCGAGGGCGGCATCACCTACGAACTGGCGGCATCGTCGCTGCCGCCCGACCTGCCGTTGCCGGGTGGCGACCTGGACGCGGGACAGCACCGGGACGTGGCCCTCGCCGCCGAGCGCAAGCGCGCCGCGCGCCGGCTTTTCGCCCTGCTCGACCGGCGCCTGCGGCCGGTGGCTGCGTTGCGCGAGCGCCTGCTCGACGAGGGTTTCGTGCCCGAAGCGGTGGCCGCCGTCATCGAGGCCATGCACGAGCGCGGCGTCCACTCGGACCGGCAGTACGCCGACGCCTGGTGTCGCGACTGCCTGTTGAGCAAAGCCGTGGGTCGCCGTTATCTTGAGTCGAAGCTGCGCGAGGCGGGCCTGTCGCCGGACGTGGCCAGGCAGGCCGCGACCGACGCACTCGACACCGGCACCGAGGAAGAACTGGCGGTGCAGGCCGCGACCACCTGCTGGCGGCGTTGCGCCGGCGACGGCCCGCGCGATGTGGCGCGCGTCGTGCGCTTCCTGATGGGGCGCGGTTTCGGGCCCGCCACGGCGTCCCGCGCCGCGAGGCGCACGCGGCCGACACCCTCGTCCTGA
- a CDS encoding nicotinamide-nucleotide amidohydrolase family protein translates to MSQGSGNGGTVTGGLKIIAVGDELLEGRTADTNSGRIQRALGGHALRCELIQVVPDQEDAIRRALDRTAPGDLVFLTGGLGSTPDDLTRDALAAWAGVPLEEDAMVRAELEERWRRRGVHTRPGVERQCQVPRGLVTLANPVGSAPGLVGRLQGRLFALLPGVPPELEGLLPLVVDWLEGEGALPTMRATLTWRTAQIAELNLVRRCEAARAAFPGMGWSWWLSDWGVDVRVSAGQHEAPEAAEAALAEVGRMLDAAFGRLVYARDRRDLPTVVQQLAVDRKRTLAVAESCTGGLVGGALTAVPGASACFRGGVLAYADDMKTAHLGVPAAVLASDGAVSEATVRAMAAGCRERCGADLAVAVSGISGPSGGTVDKPVGTTWIGIATPTAVFAGGYRFAGDRARNRLVTVAAALDALRRVLEEGDDASPWGHGDTWWKI, encoded by the coding sequence GTGAGCCAGGGTTCCGGGAATGGTGGCACCGTGACCGGCGGGCTGAAGATCATCGCCGTCGGCGACGAGCTGCTCGAGGGGCGCACCGCAGACACGAACAGCGGGCGCATCCAGCGTGCGCTGGGTGGCCATGCCCTTCGCTGCGAACTCATCCAGGTGGTTCCGGACCAGGAGGATGCGATCAGGCGGGCCCTTGACCGCACCGCGCCGGGCGACCTCGTCTTCCTGACCGGCGGGCTCGGTTCGACGCCGGACGACCTGACGCGCGATGCACTCGCGGCCTGGGCCGGTGTACCCCTGGAAGAGGACGCCATGGTCCGCGCCGAGCTCGAGGAGCGTTGGCGTCGACGCGGCGTGCACACGCGTCCGGGCGTGGAGCGCCAGTGCCAGGTGCCGCGGGGGCTGGTGACGCTGGCCAACCCCGTGGGCTCGGCGCCCGGGCTGGTCGGCCGCCTGCAGGGGCGGCTGTTCGCGTTGCTGCCGGGCGTGCCTCCCGAGCTGGAAGGCCTGCTGCCGCTCGTGGTCGACTGGCTCGAGGGCGAGGGGGCGCTGCCGACGATGCGCGCCACCCTGACCTGGCGCACCGCGCAGATCGCCGAGCTGAACCTGGTGCGGCGCTGCGAGGCGGCGCGTGCGGCCTTCCCGGGAATGGGCTGGTCTTGGTGGCTGTCGGACTGGGGCGTCGACGTGCGCGTGTCGGCGGGTCAGCACGAGGCGCCGGAAGCGGCCGAAGCCGCGTTGGCGGAAGTCGGCCGCATGCTCGATGCCGCGTTCGGGCGCCTCGTCTACGCGCGCGACCGGCGCGACCTGCCGACGGTCGTGCAGCAGCTTGCGGTGGACCGCAAGCGCACCCTGGCCGTCGCCGAATCGTGCACCGGAGGACTGGTCGGCGGCGCGCTGACGGCCGTGCCCGGCGCGTCGGCCTGCTTCCGCGGCGGCGTGCTGGCCTACGCGGACGATATGAAGACGGCGCACCTCGGGGTGCCGGCAGCGGTGCTGGCGAGCGATGGGGCCGTCAGCGAGGCGACGGTGCGGGCCATGGCCGCCGGCTGTCGCGAACGTTGCGGCGCCGACCTGGCCGTCGCCGTCAGCGGCATCAGCGGACCATCGGGCGGCACGGTCGACAAGCCGGTGGGCACCACCTGGATCGGGATCGCCACGCCGACCGCCGTGTTCGCCGGCGGCTACCGGTTCGCAGGGGACCGCGCGCGCAACCGGCTGGTCACGGTGGCCGCAGCCCTCGACGCGTTGCGCCGTGTGCTCGAGGAGGGCGACGATGCGTCGCCGTGGGGCCACGGGGATACCTGGTGGAAGATCTGA
- a CDS encoding sugar nucleotide-binding protein encodes MKILVTGRDGMLGSALMKRLAEDDAQAHVVAGIDLPDGDLTDAATTSALVAGHAPDWVIHCAAWTDVDGAEARYAEALAANGTATANLAKACARMGTGLTYISTDYVFDGRGRGGDPLAGYDEDDPRAPVNAYGRTKAAGEEHVQALDTPWQIVRTSWLFGDGRVNFVKTIRRLLLERETLQVVDDQRGCPTYADDLAGVLALLVSGRHRGIFQRRAPPVRRCSAAAWNRPAAGRARPGRMPRGAMSPGSRPGRSCTRNIVPQPARPSPAGGKGPPAPMTMPAQTSLRDQAAALLARTTADLQAALGRLGPAQLEPLAALAADVLAGWEQGGKLLVCGNGGSAADSQHIAAELVGRFLDERPGYAALALTVNTSTLTAVGNDYGFDEIFARQVQALGGPHDVLLVLSTSGNSPNCVRAVEQARRQGLRSHGFLGRDGGKLRALVDSAVIAPSEHTPRIQEIHIFLGHLLCQLLEAARRPA; translated from the coding sequence GTGAAGATCCTCGTGACCGGTCGCGATGGCATGCTCGGCTCGGCACTGATGAAGCGCCTGGCGGAGGACGATGCGCAGGCCCATGTGGTCGCCGGCATCGACCTGCCGGACGGCGACCTGACCGACGCCGCGACGACCTCGGCGCTCGTTGCCGGGCACGCGCCCGACTGGGTCATCCATTGCGCGGCCTGGACCGATGTCGACGGCGCCGAGGCGCGCTACGCCGAGGCCCTTGCGGCCAACGGCACGGCCACCGCCAACCTGGCGAAGGCCTGCGCGCGCATGGGCACCGGCCTGACCTACATCTCCACCGACTACGTCTTCGACGGGCGCGGCCGCGGCGGCGACCCGCTGGCCGGCTACGACGAGGACGACCCGCGGGCGCCCGTGAATGCCTATGGCCGGACGAAGGCGGCGGGAGAGGAGCACGTCCAGGCGTTGGACACCCCGTGGCAGATCGTCCGGACGAGCTGGCTGTTCGGCGACGGGCGCGTGAATTTCGTCAAGACCATCAGGCGGCTGCTCCTCGAGCGCGAAACGCTGCAGGTCGTGGACGACCAGCGCGGTTGCCCGACCTATGCCGACGACCTGGCCGGGGTGCTGGCGCTGCTTGTCAGCGGGCGTCACCGTGGTATCTTCCAACGGCGCGCCCCGCCTGTTCGACGCTGCTCAGCCGCCGCCTGGAACAGGCCGGCTGCGGGCCGCGCCCGACCTGGCAGGATGCCACGAGGCGCTATGTCGCCCGGCTCGAGGCCGGGCAGGTCGTGCACCCGTAACATTGTCCCGCAGCCCGCGCGGCCCTCGCCGGCGGGAGGGAAAGGACCGCCTGCACCCATGACCATGCCCGCGCAGACCTCGCTCCGCGACCAGGCGGCCGCCCTACTGGCCCGCACGACCGCCGACCTGCAGGCCGCGCTCGGCCGGCTCGGCCCTGCGCAGCTGGAGCCACTGGCGGCGCTGGCGGCCGACGTGCTGGCCGGCTGGGAGCAGGGCGGCAAGCTGCTGGTCTGCGGCAACGGCGGCAGCGCCGCGGACAGCCAGCATATCGCCGCCGAGTTGGTGGGCCGGTTCCTCGACGAGCGTCCGGGTTACGCAGCGCTGGCCCTCACGGTCAACACCTCGACGCTGACGGCCGTCGGCAACGACTACGGCTTCGACGAGATCTTCGCCCGGCAGGTGCAGGCGCTGGGCGGCCCGCATGACGTGCTCCTGGTCCTGTCGACGAGCGGGAATTCGCCCAATTGCGTGCGTGCGGTGGAGCAGGCGCGCCGGCAGGGACTGCGGTCGCACGGCTTCCTCGGGCGCGACGGCGGCAAGCTGCGCGCGCTGGTCGACAGCGCGGTCATTGCGCCCAGTGAGCACACGCCGCGCATCCAGGAGATCCACATCTTCCTCGGTCACCTCCTGTGCCAGCTGCTGGAAGCGGCCCGGCGACCGGCGTGA
- the ispE gene encoding 4-(cytidine 5'-diphospho)-2-C-methyl-D-erythritol kinase, with the protein MDGRKPVGRRLRLRAPAKVNLHLEVLRRRHDGYHEIETVLQAVALFDTVDVTLDEQWLGREPEISIEVNGPVRGVPSDETNLCWRAARLFCQAQRVSGRLRLALVKEIPTAAGLGGGSSDAAAVLVACDRLFGTGLDPAEIEKMGAELGADVPFFVRGGTMLGRGIGTILTPLPTVRACRFLIIKPALNLSTPDVYGHLNLGLTVHSPKASIAVIKPILARFPQKTWPGFNRLEDVVLPGQPGLQRLVLELRESAVVAMLSGSGSAVYGVFPMDRDLAQVAAGYAEAGLFVRVVGPHPGGVEIMED; encoded by the coding sequence GTGGATGGGCGCAAGCCCGTCGGCAGGCGCCTGCGCCTGCGGGCGCCGGCCAAGGTGAACCTGCACCTCGAGGTGCTGCGCCGCCGCCACGACGGCTACCACGAGATCGAGACCGTCCTGCAGGCGGTGGCGCTGTTCGACACGGTTGATGTGACCCTGGACGAGCAGTGGCTCGGCCGCGAGCCCGAGATCTCCATCGAAGTCAACGGCCCCGTGCGCGGCGTGCCGTCCGACGAGACCAACCTCTGCTGGCGCGCAGCGCGCCTGTTCTGCCAGGCGCAGCGTGTCTCCGGTCGCCTGCGGCTGGCCCTCGTCAAGGAGATCCCGACGGCGGCCGGCCTTGGCGGCGGCAGCAGCGATGCCGCAGCCGTGCTCGTGGCCTGTGACCGCCTGTTCGGCACCGGGCTCGATCCTGCCGAGATCGAGAAGATGGGCGCCGAACTGGGCGCCGATGTCCCGTTCTTCGTGCGCGGCGGCACCATGCTCGGTCGCGGCATCGGGACCATCCTGACGCCGCTGCCGACGGTTCGCGCCTGCCGGTTCCTTATCATCAAACCAGCCTTGAACTTGAGCACGCCCGACGTCTACGGGCACCTGAATTTGGGATTGACAGTCCATAGCCCCAAAGCTAGCATCGCCGTCATCAAGCCGATTCTGGCCCGTTTTCCGCAGAAAACGTGGCCTGGATTCAACCGGCTGGAGGATGTCGTCCTTCCCGGCCAGCCGGGCTTGCAGAGGCTGGTGCTCGAACTGCGCGAGTCTGCAGTCGTCGCCATGCTCTCGGGCAGCGGGTCAGCCGTCTACGGAGTGTTCCCGATGGATCGCGACCTCGCCCAGGTCGCCGCGGGATACGCAGAGGCGGGGCTGTTCGTTCGGGTCGTCGGGCCGCATCCCGGCGGCGTCGAGATCATGGAAGATTGA
- a CDS encoding phosphatidylglycerophosphatase A: MFRFQLHLIGTFFGSGYAPIAPATAGSLLYALMWWGAWTAWGPISLLVQAALLFVVVTIGVPVAGALERLHGQDPKLVVIDEVAGMIVTYFGVTGGPLVWFAGFLWFRFFDILKPLGVRKLEQLNGGGGVGIMADDLGAGVLACAATHLTAKLLAGWGL; encoded by the coding sequence ATGTTCCGCTTCCAGCTGCATCTGATCGGCACCTTCTTCGGCTCCGGCTACGCGCCCATTGCGCCCGCCACTGCCGGCAGCCTGCTCTATGCCCTGATGTGGTGGGGCGCCTGGACGGCCTGGGGGCCCATCTCCCTGCTGGTGCAGGCCGCGTTGCTGTTCGTGGTGGTCACGATCGGCGTGCCGGTCGCCGGCGCGCTCGAGCGACTGCACGGCCAGGATCCCAAGCTGGTGGTGATCGACGAGGTCGCCGGCATGATCGTCACCTACTTCGGCGTGACGGGCGGCCCGCTCGTCTGGTTCGCCGGCTTCCTCTGGTTCCGCTTCTTCGACATCCTCAAGCCGCTCGGCGTCAGGAAGCTTGAGCAGCTGAACGGCGGCGGCGGCGTCGGCATCATGGCCGACGACCTCGGCGCCGGCGTGCTTGCCTGCGCCGCCACCCACCTGACGGCGAAGCTGCTGGCGGGGTGGGGGCTGTGA
- a CDS encoding UbiA prenyltransferase family protein, with product MTHTRAFLASLRPRQWTKNLLLFAGVIFAQKLGQPACVIRAVLGAIVFCFASGVIYVFNDIVDRELDRRHPHKKLRPIASGRLPVPVAVRGGLALLVVVLAAAALLGWSFLGGVVFFFVWNWLYTRVLKGVRVLDVTGIGMSFVIRATCGVLVLLPACADVGISPWLLLCTFFLSLFLGFCKRRDELLKMVPGGAETRPALRGYSEPMLNALIGISFALTAMAYALYTVWPDTVRHFGTRNLVYTLPFVLLGMGRYLYLVFLEDRGGRPHEILLVDKLLQAIVIAWVIVAIRIIGPGQ from the coding sequence GTGACCCACACGCGCGCATTCCTGGCCAGCCTGAGGCCGCGGCAGTGGACCAAGAACCTGCTGCTGTTCGCGGGCGTCATCTTCGCGCAGAAGCTGGGACAACCCGCCTGCGTCATCCGCGCGGTGCTCGGCGCGATCGTGTTCTGCTTCGCGTCGGGCGTCATCTACGTCTTCAACGATATCGTCGACCGTGAGCTGGATCGTCGGCACCCGCACAAGAAGCTGCGGCCGATCGCGTCCGGCCGGTTGCCGGTGCCGGTGGCTGTCCGTGGGGGACTGGCGCTGCTGGTCGTGGTGCTGGCGGCGGCGGCGCTGCTGGGCTGGAGCTTCCTGGGCGGCGTGGTCTTCTTTTTCGTGTGGAACTGGCTCTACACGCGCGTATTGAAGGGCGTGCGCGTGCTGGACGTGACCGGCATCGGGATGAGCTTCGTGATCCGCGCGACCTGCGGCGTCCTGGTCCTGCTGCCGGCCTGCGCGGACGTCGGCATTTCGCCGTGGCTGTTGCTCTGCACCTTCTTCCTGTCGCTGTTCCTCGGCTTCTGCAAGCGGCGCGATGAACTGCTGAAGATGGTGCCGGGCGGCGCCGAGACGCGGCCCGCCCTGCGCGGCTACAGTGAGCCGATGCTGAACGCGCTGATCGGCATCAGTTTCGCGCTGACGGCGATGGCTTACGCGCTCTACACGGTCTGGCCCGACACGGTCCGCCATTTCGGGACGCGCAACCTTGTCTACACGCTGCCGTTCGTCCTGCTGGGCATGGGCCGCTACCTGTACCTGGTGTTCCTGGAGGACAGGGGCGGCCGTCCGCACGAGATCCTGCTGGTCGACAAGCTGCTGCAGGCGATCGTGATTGCCTGGGTGATCGTGGCCATCCGCATCATCGGTCCCGGCCAGTAG
- a CDS encoding ribose-phosphate pyrophosphokinase yields MRNDLVVMTGNAHRALGELIAANLNIDLLQVDAGRFSDGEIQIKIGENIRGTDVFIVQPTMPPAENIMELLLLIDAVRRASCRRVTAVIPYFGYARQDRKDQPRVPIAAKLMADLITTAGANRVLTIDLHAPQIQGFFNIPVDHIYSAPVWLNYFRDRTRDNLAVVAPDVGSIKMVRAFAKRLDASLAIIDKRRPRPNEAVVMNFIGDVKGKEVVIFDDMIDTAGTLADAARVCHEQGALSITACCTHALLSGRALERLSAAPIREVVVSNTIPFDRFDQCAKIRVLDISALLADAIERIHLEKTVSALFV; encoded by the coding sequence ATGCGCAACGATCTGGTCGTGATGACGGGAAACGCCCATCGCGCGTTGGGTGAGCTCATTGCCGCGAACCTCAACATCGACCTGCTGCAGGTCGACGCGGGGCGCTTCTCGGACGGCGAGATCCAGATCAAGATCGGCGAGAACATCCGCGGCACCGATGTCTTCATCGTGCAGCCGACGATGCCGCCGGCCGAGAACATCATGGAGCTGCTGCTGCTGATCGATGCGGTGCGCCGCGCCTCGTGCCGGCGCGTGACGGCCGTGATCCCGTACTTCGGCTACGCGCGCCAGGACCGCAAGGACCAGCCCCGCGTGCCCATCGCCGCCAAGCTGATGGCCGACCTGATCACCACCGCGGGGGCCAACCGCGTGCTGACGATCGACCTGCACGCGCCACAGATCCAGGGCTTCTTCAACATCCCGGTCGACCACATCTACTCGGCGCCGGTGTGGCTGAACTACTTCCGCGACCGTACGCGCGACAACCTTGCTGTCGTGGCCCCGGACGTGGGCTCCATCAAGATGGTGCGCGCCTTCGCCAAGCGGCTCGACGCCAGCCTGGCGATCATCGACAAGCGCCGCCCGCGCCCGAACGAGGCCGTCGTGATGAACTTCATCGGCGACGTCAAGGGCAAGGAAGTCGTCATCTTCGACGACATGATCGACACCGCCGGTACCCTGGCCGACGCGGCGCGGGTCTGCCATGAACAGGGCGCGCTGTCGATCACCGCCTGCTGCACGCATGCCCTGCTGTCGGGACGGGCGCTGGAACGCCTGAGCGCAGCCCCGATCCGGGAAGTCGTTGTCAGCAATACGATTCCGTTCGATCGCTTCGACCAGTGCGCGAAGATCCGCGTGCTCGACATCTCGGCCCTGCTGGCCGACGCCATCGAGCGCATCCACCTGGAGAAGACGGTCAGCGCGTTGTTCGTCTAG